CCAAAGCCTTATTCTTCTGTGCAGTTTCTCTAATCTCCTTTGGCACTGAATCTACATCTATAATTCGATCATAGTAATTTACTGCAGCATCAAAATTTCCCTGATTATGATACTTTTTCCCTAGATTTAGTATGCTTACTGCACTGCTGGCTACACCTTCTTTAAATCTACTATCATTTGGGTATAACTCATATCCTTTTATATACAGGTTGAATTTCTCACTTGCATAGGGTGAATTATTAGCTTTATTATATAATTCATTCTCTGTTAGCAATATTTCTTTGCTCTTTGCCAATTCTTGATACCTGTTTACCATATCTATTGTTTCTTTAGGTACTGCTGGAGCATTTAAGATGGCATTGTAATAACCTATTGCTGTATCAAAGTTTCCTTGTTTGTGGTAGTTTTTCCCTAAATTTAGCATATTTATTGCACTGCTAGATATGCCTTCTTTAAATCTATTATCATTTGGATATAACTCATATCCTTGGATATATAGGTTGAACTTCTCACTGGCATAAGGAGAATTCTGCGCTTGGGTATACATCTTATCCGCTTGAGCCAAAGCCTTATTCTTCTGTGCAGTTTCTCTAATCTCCTTTGGCACTGAATCTACATCTATAATTCGATCATAGTAATTTACTGCAGCATCAAAATTTCCCTGATTATGATACTTTTTCCCTAGATTTAGTATGTTTACTGCACTGCTGGCTACGCCTTCTCTAAATCTATCATCACTAGGATATAACTCATATCCTTTTATATACAGGTTGAATTTCTCACTAGCATAAGGAGAATTCTGTGCCTTAATGAGCAACTCTTCTTTAGCTGAATCATCCCCACCTTTATTGGACATAGTTACCGATGCTGGTGTTTTCTCTAGGACTTCCTCTTCTAATGCACTTTCAGGTGCATCAGTAGGTTTATTAGTTTTTTCTATTTCTTCTACTGATTGTTCTCCTTGTTCCTTGGAAGTATCCTCTAATAATTT
This DNA window, taken from Irregularibacter muris, encodes the following:
- a CDS encoding tetratricopeptide repeat protein is translated as MKMLRKIISLVCLFSILLTPLAPLVSAEEVKSADEIYNGIAKVEETNPSQVIAIYLEGYELYPEDERFENYIIEHLEEILNWSKDNEQSNQWEEALRGYKVIIDIAENHNENNGIIVPEEILIQCQKAMEVLSLADINDNLVEEVEQSDESSEKLLEDTSKEQGEQSVEEIEKTNKPTDAPESALEEEVLEKTPASVTMSNKGGDDSAKEELLIKAQNSPYASEKFNLYIKGYELYPSDDRFREGVASSAVNILNLGKKYHNQGNFDAAVNYYDRIIDVDSVPKEIRETAQKNKALAQADKMYTQAQNSPYASEKFNLYIQGYELYPNDNRFKEGISSSAINMLNLGKNYHKQGNFDTAIGYYNAILNAPAVPKETIDMVNRYQELAKSKEILLTENELYNKANNSPYASEKFNLYIKGYELYPNDSRFKEGVASSAVSILNLGKKYHNQGNFDAAVNYYDRIIDVDSVPKEIRETAQKNKALAQADKMYTQAQNSPYASEKFNLYIQGYELYPNDNRFKEGISSSAINMLNLGKNYHKQGNFDTAIGYYNAILNAPAVPKETIDMVNRYQELAKSKEILLTENELYNKANNSPYASEKFNLYIKGYELYPNDSRFKEGVASSAV